Proteins encoded within one genomic window of Paenibacillus thermoaerophilus:
- a CDS encoding EscU/YscU/HrcU family type III secretion system export apparatus switch protein: MSRSDKADEHAPERIKPPAKAVALSYKPDERDAPVVVAKGKGHVAEAILNKAREHGVPIQEDPSLVEVLSKLEIDQAIPPELYQLVAEVLSFVYRTDKQAGERRREP, encoded by the coding sequence ATGAGCCGATCCGATAAGGCAGACGAGCATGCGCCGGAGCGGATCAAGCCTCCGGCCAAAGCGGTCGCGCTGTCCTACAAGCCGGACGAACGCGACGCGCCGGTCGTTGTGGCGAAGGGGAAAGGGCACGTCGCCGAAGCGATTCTGAACAAAGCCCGGGAGCACGGCGTTCCGATTCAGGAGGACCCGTCGCTGGTCGAGGTGCTGTCCAAGCTGGAGATCGATCAGGCGATCCCTCCCGAATTGTACCAGTTGGTCGCGGAAGTGCTCAGCTTCGTATACAGGACGGACAAACAAGCCGGGGAACGGAGGCGGGAGCCTTGA
- a CDS encoding YraN family protein, with amino-acid sequence MTAGRKELGRVGEELAARFLQESGYVILERNWRCRSGEIDLICRKGDRIVFVEVRTRSGTGYGTPEESVDARKQRQVRETALVYLQRKGWLEKPVSFDVVAVRRYGNESEALCRHIPQAF; translated from the coding sequence TTGACGGCGGGAAGAAAAGAGCTGGGCCGCGTCGGCGAAGAGCTGGCGGCCCGTTTTTTGCAAGAGTCCGGATACGTCATACTGGAGCGGAATTGGCGATGCCGCAGCGGGGAGATCGACCTGATCTGCCGGAAGGGCGACCGGATCGTGTTCGTCGAGGTGCGGACCCGTTCGGGCACGGGCTACGGCACGCCGGAGGAATCGGTAGACGCGAGAAAACAGAGGCAGGTTCGCGAGACCGCTCTCGTTTATTTGCAGCGGAAGGGCTGGCTGGAGAAGCCGGTGTCGTTCGACGTCGTCGCCGTCCGCCGCTACGGGAACGAATCGGAAGCGTTGTGCCGACATATTCCGCAAGCTTTCTAG
- a CDS encoding YifB family Mg chelatase-like AAA ATPase, translated as MFGKVYSACIQGIEGRIVEVETDISNGLPMTILVGLPDSAVRESVERVRAAIKNSGFTFPPERVTINLAPADLRKEGSAFDLAIAAGVLRASGQLPGSSWLEGTLLIGELSLDGSVRPVPGVLSMALAAAEAGFGRIAVPAEHAEEASWAGGLEVIPISCLRDLASPDKPSPSAAKPLPAAEETGGGEDYADVRGQHHVKRALTVAVAGMHNVLLAGPPGSGKTMLLRRLPTIMPPLSERESMEVTKIYSVAGLLSPRSGLIRRRPFRSPHHTVSSAGLAGGGPVPRPGEASLAHRGVLFLDELPEFSRAALEVLRQPMEDRCLTIGRARASYTYPAHFLLVAAMNPCPCGYAGFEGGPNVCACSPARIERYRARLSGPLLDRIDVQTEVPRPEFGELHEQAPSMSSREMRETARKAWERQAKRFAGTGISFNSELSGRSLREACVLGADASKLLRSTFEWMGLTARSHDRLLKLARTIADMQGSDRIESEHIAEALQYRRLDRLARPG; from the coding sequence ATGTTCGGAAAAGTGTACAGCGCCTGCATCCAGGGGATCGAAGGAAGAATTGTCGAGGTGGAGACGGATATTTCGAACGGCCTGCCGATGACGATTCTGGTCGGCCTGCCGGATTCTGCCGTGAGGGAATCGGTGGAGCGGGTGCGGGCCGCGATCAAAAACAGCGGGTTCACGTTCCCGCCGGAACGGGTTACGATCAATCTCGCCCCGGCCGATCTGCGCAAGGAAGGCTCGGCGTTCGACCTGGCGATCGCCGCCGGCGTGCTTCGCGCCAGCGGACAATTGCCCGGCTCGTCTTGGCTGGAAGGCACGCTGCTGATCGGCGAGCTGTCGCTGGACGGCTCCGTCCGCCCGGTGCCGGGCGTGTTGTCCATGGCGCTGGCGGCGGCCGAAGCCGGCTTCGGCCGCATCGCCGTGCCCGCCGAGCATGCCGAGGAGGCGTCGTGGGCCGGCGGGCTGGAAGTCATCCCGATATCGTGCCTGCGCGATCTCGCTTCTCCCGACAAACCGTCGCCGTCGGCCGCGAAGCCTCTCCCGGCCGCCGAAGAAACCGGCGGCGGAGAAGATTACGCCGATGTGCGCGGGCAGCATCACGTCAAGCGCGCGCTGACCGTCGCCGTCGCCGGCATGCACAACGTATTGCTGGCCGGGCCGCCCGGCTCCGGCAAAACGATGCTGCTGCGCCGACTGCCGACGATTATGCCCCCGCTGTCGGAGCGCGAGTCCATGGAGGTGACGAAAATATACAGCGTCGCCGGTCTGCTGTCGCCGCGAAGCGGGCTCATTCGGCGCCGGCCGTTCCGCTCCCCCCATCATACGGTATCTTCCGCAGGCTTGGCCGGAGGAGGTCCCGTTCCCAGGCCCGGGGAAGCGAGCCTGGCCCATCGCGGCGTCCTGTTTCTCGACGAGCTGCCCGAATTTTCCCGGGCGGCGCTGGAAGTGCTGCGCCAGCCTATGGAGGACCGCTGCCTGACGATCGGCCGCGCGAGGGCGTCCTATACGTATCCGGCCCACTTCCTGCTGGTGGCGGCGATGAACCCGTGCCCCTGCGGATATGCGGGTTTCGAGGGCGGGCCGAACGTCTGCGCCTGCTCCCCGGCGCGGATCGAACGGTACCGCGCACGCCTGTCCGGACCGCTGCTCGACCGGATCGACGTGCAGACGGAAGTGCCCCGTCCCGAATTCGGGGAGCTGCACGAGCAAGCCCCGTCCATGTCGTCGCGGGAGATGCGCGAAACGGCGCGGAAGGCTTGGGAGCGGCAGGCGAAGCGGTTCGCCGGCACGGGCATCTCGTTCAACAGCGAATTGTCGGGACGGTCGCTGCGGGAAGCCTGCGTGCTGGGAGCGGACGCGAGCAAGCTGCTGCGGTCGACGTTCGAGTGGATGGGACTGACCGCCCGGTCCCACGACAGGCTGCTCAAGCTTGCCCGGACGATCGCCGACATGCAAGGCAGCGACCGCATCGAATCCGAGCATATCGCCGAGGCGCTTCAATACCGGCGGCTCGACCGGCTGGCGCGCCCCGGCTGA
- the sucC gene encoding ADP-forming succinate--CoA ligase subunit beta, with protein MNIHEYQGKEVLRQYGVAVPKGKVAFTVDEAVEAAKELGSSVVVVKAQIHAGGRGKAGGVKVAKNLDEVRKYASELLGKVLVTHQTGPEGKEVKRLLIEEGCDIKKEYYIGLVLDRAAGRVVMMASEEGGTEIEEVAARTPEKIFKETIDPAVGLLPFQARKLAYAINIPAPLVNKAVNFMMGLYKAYIDKDCSIAEINPLVVTGDGEVMALDAKLNFDSNALYRHKDILELRDLDEEDEKEIEASKYDLSYIALDGNIGCMVNGAGLAMATMDIIKYYGGEPANFLDVGGGATTEKVTEAFKIILSDANVKGIFVNIFGGIMRCDVIANGVVEAAKQLGLDKPLVVRLEGTNVDLGKKILNESGLNIVAADSMADGAQKIVSLVK; from the coding sequence ATGAATATCCATGAGTACCAAGGCAAAGAGGTCCTTCGCCAGTACGGCGTAGCCGTTCCGAAGGGCAAGGTTGCGTTTACGGTGGATGAAGCGGTCGAAGCGGCGAAGGAACTCGGATCGTCCGTCGTCGTCGTGAAAGCCCAGATCCACGCAGGCGGCCGCGGCAAGGCCGGCGGCGTCAAAGTGGCGAAAAACCTCGACGAAGTCCGCAAATACGCCAGCGAACTTCTCGGCAAGGTGCTCGTTACGCACCAGACCGGACCCGAAGGCAAAGAAGTCAAACGCCTGCTGATCGAGGAAGGCTGCGACATCAAGAAGGAATACTATATCGGCCTGGTACTGGACCGCGCGGCCGGCCGCGTCGTCATGATGGCTTCGGAAGAAGGCGGCACGGAGATCGAAGAAGTCGCCGCGCGCACGCCGGAGAAAATCTTCAAGGAAACGATCGACCCGGCAGTCGGCCTGCTGCCGTTCCAGGCGCGCAAGCTGGCATACGCGATCAACATCCCGGCTCCGCTCGTTAACAAAGCGGTCAATTTCATGATGGGACTCTACAAGGCTTACATCGACAAAGACTGCTCGATTGCCGAGATCAACCCGCTTGTCGTTACGGGAGACGGCGAAGTTATGGCGCTCGACGCCAAGCTCAACTTCGATTCCAACGCCCTGTATCGCCACAAGGATATCCTCGAGCTGCGCGATCTGGATGAAGAAGACGAGAAGGAAATCGAAGCGTCCAAATACGACCTGAGCTACATCGCGCTGGACGGCAACATCGGCTGTATGGTCAACGGCGCCGGCCTGGCGATGGCGACGATGGACATTATCAAATACTACGGCGGCGAGCCTGCCAACTTCCTCGACGTAGGCGGCGGCGCGACGACGGAGAAAGTTACGGAAGCGTTTAAAATTATCCTCTCCGATGCGAACGTCAAAGGGATTTTCGTTAATATTTTCGGCGGCATCATGCGCTGCGACGTGATCGCGAACGGCGTAGTCGAAGCCGCGAAGCAGCTTGGCCTGGACAAGCCGCTTGTCGTGCGTCTGGAAGGCACGAACGTCGACCTCGGCAAAAAAATCCTGAACGAATCCGGATTGAACATCGTCGCGGCCGACTCGATGGCAGACGGCGCGCAAAAAATCGTATCGCTCGTGAAGTAA